In Candidatus Cloacimonadota bacterium, the genomic window GCATTTAATTCAAGAAACTTGGCTGCATCTGATGCTTCTTTAGACATAGACATATTGAGAATTCGTCCTTTTAATTTATGAGCTACTATAGATATCTCCTTAGAATTTTCATTTTCAATGAGATTACTTAATGTTTCCAGATCTTCTTCCGTAGATTCTAAAAAAGTCTGCATAAGTTCTTCAACGATTTCTTCGTTTCCACCAAGTCTTTCAACAAGAGCGTCATGATCAAAATAATCTTTTAAGTTCTCGCTTTGCTTTTCCATTTTATGTTTTACTCCTTAGTTATTTATATAATTCTCTTTCAAATTGTGTCCCCAATAGGTGTTTAAATTAAATGCGATTTTTTCATATTCAATTTTCATGATTCAATTTTTGAGAAATCTCATATTGTGTATTTTGTAGTCATTGTTTTTTGCTCCATTTTCAAATATCCATTCTACATTGTATCCAAGCTGGGGCTTGAAGCAAAATTGCGTTCCCAAGCTGGGGCTTGGGAACGAGGATTTGATATGGGCTGACAAGAATATGATTTAGGGGTGGGAACGAGGATTTGATGTAAGATTTGGGACTAAATTTGTGCTGGTTTGGAATTTTAGATTTTAATTTTGTCATTTGTTCGTTTTTTTGTTATTTTGAATTTGTCGGTGACTTCCATTTTAGATAAAAGGATTAATGATTTTTTGCATTCTACTTTTTTTCGTTTATTTTGTGTATTTCGTGGTTATTTTTTACGTTTTTCGTTCTCCATTAGCTGTTCTTTATTTCAATTTAAATCCTAAAGCCTTCACTTTATCCAATACAGTATCCGCACTAATAGGTTTTTTTATATATCCATCACATCCAGCTTTAATTGAGATTAACACATTGGTTTTATCATCTCGAGCCGTAACCATTAGGATTTTAACTGGTTTTGCTTTTTTGTTTTTTTCAACTTTCCTAATTTCAGTTAAAACTTCTAAACCGTTTTTATCGGGCATTGTTATGTCCAATGTGATTAAATCAAAGGGTTCTTTGTAGGAAACAGCACGCTTAAATTTTCCTACTGCTTCTGTTCCGCTATTAGCGGATTTGCATTCGCCATATTTTTTAAGAATTTCTGCCATCATAATTCGGCTACTTTTGTCGTCATCTACTACTAATATTTTCATGATAGTTCCTATTTATATGATATTTCCGTAAATCCGAACATAGTACCAAAGCTCTAAATGGTGTGTAATGTCCTGAATATTGACTGAGTAATATCCATATTACTCAGTCTATTTCTAAAGTCTTATTGGCAACCACGCTTTTGTATTAATAAGAAATTGTTTTGTATGTTTTTAGGATTGCACGTATTTTTGTAAAGAATTTTGATATATTACTTGGAATTATTTCTGTATCCTTTTTACATAAACCTNNNNNNNNNNNNNNNNNNNNNNNNNNNNNNNNNNNNNNNNNNNNNNNNNNNNNNNNNNNNNNNNNNNNNNNNNNNNNNNNNNNNNNNNNNNNNNNNNNNNACAAAAAATATTTGAAATTTCCGAAGCAGACGAAACAGAAATTTTTATCTCAAAATCAAAACATGCTTTAACGCGATTCGCAAATAATTATATTCATCAGAATGTAGATAATGAATCTAACAGCATTCGCATAAGAACTATAATCGGGAAGAAAACAGCTAGCGCTTCTACAAATTCTTTCACCGAAAACGCTCTGAAAAAAACATTGGCAAATGCAATAGATGCCACTAAATTGCAGCATGAGAATCAAAAACTACTACCACTTTTGCCAGCTCAAGAATATAAGCCGAAAGACAATTTTTCAGAAGCAACTAAAAATTTTACTGCCAAAAAACGTGCTGAAATGGTCTCTAAGGCTGTAACTCTTTGTAAAAAAAATAAAATGGAAGCATCCGGTATTTTTTCAAATTTTTTGCAGGAATTTGCAATTGCCAACTCAAACGGTTTGTTCGCTTATGACCGTTCAACTGAGACAGAATTCAGTATTACAGCAATAGACGGAATTGCATCTGGTTGGAATGAAATTCTGAGAAAAGATGTGAATGATGTGGATGTGGAAAAATCCGCTATGATCGCCATTGAAAAAGCAAACTTGAGCAAATATCCAAATAAAATTGACCCGGGCAAATATGATGTGATTCTCGAACCGGCTGCAGTGGCGGAAATTATTATGTTTTTACTATGGAAAGGTTTCAACGGAATGGATTATATGGAAGGGACATCTTTTTTAAAAGCGAATTTGAACAAGAAAGTGTTTAGCGACAATTTCTCCATTATTGATGACCCTTTCGATCAGGAAATCACCTGCCAGCCTTTTGATTATGAAGGTTCACCTATCCAAAAAGTAATCTTGGTTGAAAAGGGGATTCCAAAAAACTTTGTTACAAATCGTTGGATTGCAAAACAAACCGGAGTGGAAAACAATTGCCATGCGATTCCCCTACCGCAGCAAGGTGCTTATCCATTTGCAATGTCTGTGAAAAATGGTACAAGTTCTCTAAATAAGATGATTGAAAATTCATCCAAAGCAATTTTGGTAACCCACTTTCATTATTCAAATCTGATTGATCCAATGGAATTGGTGATTACCGGAATGACACGAGATGGATTATTTTTGGTAGAAGACGGGAAAATTTCTAAACCATTGAAAAATATGAGATTTACCGATAGCGTTTTAAAAATCTTTTCCAATATCGAAGAAATTAGTCAAAACCGAGAATTTGCCGGTGGCTTTTTTGGGGGTGGCTTCTTGGTCCCAGCTATGAAAATCTCCAATTTTAATTTTTCCAGTTCCACAGAATTTTAACCAAAATCTTGAGTTGAATCACCAACTGTAGAGTTGATAAAAGTCTTCTTCAATATTGCACTTAACTTAAATAATTTTTTATCTGAATTTAACTACTCAATATTTAGGTGATATATTTTAACAAATCTTGACAACAAAATATTCATTGATGTTTTTTAAAAAAAATTCATAAAACAGGAGTAACTATGTATTTAGATTTACAGAACGTATTCTCAGACCGTGCCAAAGGCATGAAAAAATCAATAATCCGCGAATTGCTAAAACTAACCGCAAAACCTGAAATAATTTCTTTTGCCGGTGGTTTGCCATCTCCTCAATCTTTTCCAGTTGAAGAGGTAAAAGAAGTGGTCAATGAAATTTTGATAAACGAGCCGGAAATTGCTCTTCAATATGGTTCTACAGAGGGTGATAAAGTCCTTGTTGATCAACTTATCATACATTCAAAAAATGCAGGAATGGACATCACAAACAAGAATTTACTTGTTACTACATCCTCCCAGCAAGGGCTTGATCTTATTTCAAAAATTTTTATTAATCCCGGAGATAAAGTAATCGTGGAACTACCTTCATATGTTGGTGGGTTGGGTGCATTCAATGCCTATCAAGCAAAAATGATTGGAGTTCCACAGGATGAAGATGGGATGAGTGCAATAATTTTGCGTGAAAAATTGGCAGAATTAAAACAAAAAGGTGAAAAACCAAAATTCATTTACATTGTTCCGGATTTCCAAAATCCTGCCGGAATGACTATGACTTTGGAACGTAGAAAAGAAATTCTGGCAATTGCTTCAGAATATAAAGTGCTGGTGATTGAAGATAGCCCCTACCGTGAATTACGCTTTGAAGGCGAACATGTGCCCACGATGTATTCCCTTGATGACAAAGGAATCGTTCTTCTGCTTGGAACATTTTCAAAAATTTTCGCACCCGGTTTCCGAATTGGTTGGATCATTGCCCATCCTGATATCATCAATAAACTTGTTATTGCAAAGCAATCTACTGATCTTTGTGCCCCAACTTTTTCACAACGTATTATAGGTCGTTTTATGGAAAAGGGTTACCTGCAAAAAAATATTAAAAAAATTATCGAAATGTATAGAGAAAAACGCAATCTCATCGTTGAATACTTTGAAAAACACATGCCCGATGGTGTTTCTTGGACAGTTCCGGAAGGTGGCTTATTCTTGCTCGTAACAATGCCCAAGGGATATGATTCGGAAATTTTATTCAAGGAAGCTATTGAACAAAATGTGGCTTTTGTGATCGGTTCTGCATTCAATTGTGATGATTCCGGAAAAAACACAATGCGGATTAATTTCTCCTATGCCACGATTGAGCAAATCAAAGAAGGCACAAAACGTCTCGCCCAAACTATAAGGGATCATAAAAAGTAAATTAATTTCTTAGATTAATTCAATAAGTAAAACTTAGGTCAATCCGGCAACTCGCTGATTGACTTAAGTTTTCTTTGATTACAAACCATGCTGAAACAAAATTTGTACACACCTTAACCAACCACAAATTTATTTTATGAACAGAATTCTTCATCTGACTAATCAAAACGAAATTATTACCGAAATGAAAAAAGTCGGAGTTTCATCACAAGGAATTCGGGCGATGTCTGACAAAGCGTTCGGCTTGGTAATCAAATTGAAACACGTTAAAACAGGTGCTGCCAATATAATCAAGCAAGATATGCTCAGTCTTGGTGGAGATGCTGCTGTAGCAAGAGGTGTAGTCAATGGTCAGATAGAACGCTCTGATGTGATAATTCTCGGAAACGAAAATAATATAAAAAAATTGCTAAACAAATTATCCCATCAAAACATTTTTGAAATTCCCGAATTGCGTAAAGATATTCAACAACTTCTTTATCTGAGAAATAAACAGCAGGAAAAATTCATTAATGCTCGGGGATACCAACTTAATCTAAATCGGACCTTGATTATGGGCATTGTAAATATTTCTCCTGATTCTTTTTATGATGGAGGAAAACATAATCGGAAAGATGAAGCCATTTTACACATCGAAAAAATGATTGAAAACGGAGCGGACATAATTGATATTGGGGGTGAATCCACTCGTCCGTTTGCAACAAAAATTTCTGTAGCCGAAGAATTAGAACGCATAATGCCAATTATCGAAGAATCTCTAAAAAAATTCGACATTCCCCTATCAGTTGATACATACAAATCCGAAGTTGCAAAAAAGGCTCTCCAAACTGGAGTGCATATTATAAATGACATAAGCGGTTTGAATTTTGACAAAAAAATGGCCTCAACCATCGCACAATATTCCGATGTTCCTGTCGTTGTCATGCATATTCAGGGCACTCCCCAAAATATGCAAAAAAATCCTAAATACAACGATGTGATTGAAGATATTATTGATTTTTTATCTCGAAGCATTCAAATCGGTGAAAATGCCGGAATAAATCAAAATAATTTTATCATTGATCCCGGCATAGGATTCGGTAAAACCGTTTTGCATAACATGGAAATCATAAAACGGATATCGGAATTCAAATGTCTTGGCAAGCCGATTTTACTTGGATGTTCAAATAAAAGTTTTATCGGAAAAATTCTAAAATCGGAGAAATCAGAAAGACTTGAAGGCACCTTAGCCGTAAACAGTTACGGAATAATGAATGGAGTAAATATCCTTCGAGTGCATGAAGTGAGGGAAAACAAAAAAATGGCTCAAATGATAGACGCTTTAAGGAAAACATAATATGAGTTTTCTTACTCCAAGCTTTTTTGATATCCTTGATATTCTGATAGTAACCTATATTTTCTATCGGATTGTAATGTTATTTAAAGGTTCAAAAACATATCATATAATTTGGTCTCTCGTTGTTCTTTTGATATTCTACTTTTTGGCGGAATTTCTAAATCTTTCTTTACTCGGTTCAATTGTCAAAATCTTTAAAGATTCATGGTTTCTGATAATAATAATTCTTTTCCAGCAAGAAATTCGTGCCAGCTTGGTTAAAGTTGGGCAAAACGCTTTTTTTCAGGGCATATTCCCTCCGCAAAAAACTTTTGAGTTCACAGAATTGCTTAATGCAATCCGCACAATGTCCCACAATCGCATCGGAGGAATTTTTGTAATTGTTCTAAAAGTCGGAATAGACGACTATATAATGACAGGTGAAAAAATTGATGCGTCTATTTCCGAAAAATTAATACTCACAATCTTTAACGAGAGGACAATTTTACATGATGGTTCAATCGTGATTCAAGACAACCGTATAGTAGCAGCAAAAGTAATTCTTCCTTTAACTACCCAAAAAAAGTATGTGCATGAATTCGGAACGCGTCATCAGGCTGGTATAGGGATTTCCGAACAAACTGATGCTTTCGTCATACTCGTTTCAGAAGAAACCGGGAAGATTTCCACTGTGAAGAACGGCTTGATCCACGAAGATATTTCCATAGATATACTTTCACAGAAATTGCATGATGAAACTGGCGAATAAAACCGTAATAGGATTAACCGGTGGAATTGGATGTGGTAAATCAACTGCAACCAATTTTTTTTTAGAAAAATCAATTCCAATTATTGATGCGGATAAATTGGGGCATAAAATTTTGGAAGAAATTAAAATAAAGAATGAACTTGTTTTTTCCTTCGGAAAGATAATCTTAGCTGATGGGGAAATTAGTAGGAAAAAATTAGGAAAACTTGTTTTCAGTGATAAATCCAAATTAGAAAAATTGAATGAAATTGTTCATCCCGTTTTGATAGAAAGAATCCAACAACGAGTAAATTCTCTGCACAATCGTTTCGTGATAATTGATGCTGCCCTATTGCTGGACTGGGAAACGGACAATCTTTGTGATTTTATCGTTATTATTAAAGCTGAATATGAAACTAGGGTAAAGCGATTAGAAAATTATAAAAATCTTTCCAGAGAAGATGCAGAAGCAAGAATACGAGCTCAAAAATTTGATACAAGCAAATGCGATTTTTTGATTTCTAATAATTCCACTAAGCATGAATTTTATAGTAAATTGGAAATTGTCTGGAAGAAAATTATAGATTATTCGGGTGGTTAGAAAACCGAAAACAGGGGAATTTTACTTAAGTAGTGTGCATTCGTAAACTCGCATTTTTGCAATGATTCTCCGAATGTGATTCGACGCAGATAAACACTGATTATGCTGATGAACCCCTGTTGAATATTAAAATACAAAGCATTCAACGGGGCAGACGCTGATATTACACTTTTTACAAAAAAATTTTATCTTGCGAAAATCGGTTTTTTCAGTGTTCATCTGCGTCGAATCCCTACTTTACGGATGCACCCTATGTAGTGTGCATTCGTGAATTAGCTTTTCCGCTTCTTTTATAAATTTGGGCTAAAATTTCTGCAACTATTTCATAAAATTCTGCCGGAATCTCTTTACCCACTTCTGTAACTGGAAATAAACTGCGCGTTAGTTCGGGTTTTTCCAGTACAGGAATATTATTTTCTTTGGCAATTTGGGCAATTCTTATGGCAATTTTGAGTTTTCCTTTTGCAAGCACCATTGGAGCGGACATCTTTTTCGGATCATATTTTAGAGCAATCGCATAATGGGTTGGATTTGTAAGTATCACATCCGCATCAGGCACGCTTCTCATCATTCTGCGTCGCGATAATATTATTTGAATTTTGCGAATTTTTCTCCGTATTTCCGGATTTCCAATCAATTCTTTTTGCTCTTCCCGAACTTCTTGAGGAGTCATCCGCAGGTTCTTTCGATAATCGTAACGTTGGTAAATAAAATCAATAATTGCAAGAATTAAAATTGCAAAACCGCATCGAAACCCAAGAGTGAGTGCTGTGTTGGAAATGTGTTTGAAAATCTGCCAAGAGGTGCGATCAGCAACCGATAATATTTTCCCCAACTCAGATTTTAAAGTCAGATAGGCAATTACTCCCACTATGGATATCTTTAAAATTGTTTTTACAACCTCAAAAAGATTTTTCAGACTAAACAGTTTTTTAAATCCATTCACCGGATTGATTCGGGAAAAATCCGGGTTAAGTGGCTTAGTGGCAAAAACAAAACCTGTTTGGATAAAATTGATCAGTAATCCCACCAGAAAAAGTGTTCCGAAAATTGGAAATAAAATACTTAAAGTATATAAAATTATTTTGGGAGCAAAAAGAAGGAATGAATTTATATTAAGTTCAAAATTTGATGAAAGAGTAAAAATCCGTTGAAAAGAATTGGTTATATTTTCCATTAAAGTTCCAGAAATTAAGTAGAAAAGCAACAATGAGCTGAGAAGAATTGCGGCAGAATTCAAATCTGTACTTTTTGCTACATTCCCCTCTTCCCGGGCTTTCCGCAACCTATATGGAGTAGGTTCTTCTGTTTTTTCCTCTTTGGTTCTATCGTTATTTTCAGCCATAATTTTTTACCCCGAACCTAATATTTTAATAATTGTTATTACATTTACAGAAAAATAGTTATAAGTTCTAGAAAAAATATAGCGTAAAAACGGCATTGAATACATAAGAATAAATATCCCAATCCCAATTTTCAGCGGAAAACTCACCATGAAAATATTCATCTGAGGTGCAACTCTTGTGATAAATCCAAAAGAAATTTCAACCAAGAGTAAAGTTGCCATAATCGGGAAAGCTATTTGAAGCGCAAATATAAAAGTTGCTTGAAAAAGCCCAGTAAGATTATTAAGTAAGGATTGTCCGGCAAAAAGATTTCCGAATGGAATTTTCTCGAATGAATAAATCAATGACTCTATCAAACGATGCTGACCGTTGATCGCAAAAAAAATAAGCATGCCTGCGATAAAATATAATTCCGAAATTATCGGAGTTTGCGATCCGTCATTGGGATCTATCACTGATGCGACAAAAAATCCCATTTGAAAACCGGTTATACTTCCGGCAATTCTAAGACTAAAAAAGAGCAAATGCCACACAAAAGCCACGGTTATGCCAATAAAAATTTCCTGAACTGCCAGGATAAAAAATTGTAATATATTTTGAAGAGGAAAAATAGCAGAACTCGTTGCAATTGTGGGGAATAAAATGTAAGCAATGAATAAAGAAATTGCAATCTTAATTTTTCCCGGAATCATTTTGGATGAAAAAACCGGCATCAAAATCAGCATTGTGCTTACTCGAAAAAGAATAAGCAGAAATACCTCGATCTTTTCTAAAGGAATTTCAGGCATATTTTTACCTATGGATTTTCTAATCCGCCGATGTTTGCTTTTTCATCGGAACTTTTTATTCAGCCTTATCTGGCAACCTGAATTATGTAGCGAAACAGCATTCTCGTAAAGGAAACAAATGAACTGGTAGCCCAAGGTAAAATTAGAATCACGACAAGCGCAGTAGCCAAAATTTTTGGGATAAAAGTCAAGGTAAATTCCTGTACTGAAGTTACTACCTGAAAAATACTGATAATTAGCCCCACGACCAAACTTGTAAGCAAGATGGGTGCGGTAACAGTCATACCGATTTTAATTGTTTCCTGCAGTAAATTGAGTGCTAATTGCTGTGACATTATTTAAAACCTGACATTAATGAACCCACCAGCAAATACCAGCCATCTGCCAGCACAAAGACAAGCACTTTCATTGGTAGCGAGATCATCATTGGTGGAAGCATCATCATTCCCATAGAAAGCAGGACACTACTCACAATAATATCTATCATTAAAAAAGGAAGATACAGGATAAAACCAATCTGAAAAGCAATTCGCAATTCACTTATCATAAATGCGGGAATCATTATCGTAAGGGGTAAATCTTCACGCGTTTCCGGTTTAGGCATTTGATAATGCTTGATAAATAATTGTATGTCCTTTTGTCTCGTTTGCTTATACATGAAATTTTTTATCCCGGTTTCAGCTACTTTAAGAGCTTCTTTCTGAGTAATTTTCTTTTCCATGTAGGGCTGGAGAGCATTTTTATTTATATTAGATAAAACAGGAGACATGATGAAAAATGTGAGAAATAATGACAAACCGATGAGTATCTGGCTTGGTAATTGATTTAATCCCAAAGCTCGTTTTACGAATTGAAACACAATGATCAGGCGAGTAAAAGAGGTCATCATTATCAATATGGAAGGTATCAGAGTGAGTACGGTTAACAAACCGAGAATTTTTAATGAGACCGCTACGTTTTCCGGGGAATCACTTGTAGCCAAATCTAAACTAACACCGGGAATTGGGGCAGCTACGAGGGGAGCAACTAACATAATGAGTAGTAATGAAAATACTGTGATTTTTTTCATTGTCTTTTTTTCAATATTTTTTGAAATTTTGAACTAACGCGTTTTGAAATATTTTGGGAGTCGTTCGAGAATTTCTGCAATGTTTCAGAATCTGTTATTTTTGTAATCAGATTGATATTATTATCAGAGCTCCCAAGAACGTAGATCTCTTCAAACATTTTAAGAAATAATATTTTTTTCTTTTGGTCAATATAGAGCGTGTGTACTACTTTTATATCATCGGTAGGAACAGATTTGCCATATTGAGAAATGCGGAATTTTTTTATAAGATAAATAAAGAGAATGAATAATGCGATTATAAGCAGGAAAAACAAAAACAATTTTCCCATTCCTTCTACTCCGGAATAATCTACTGATACGAGGCTATCTGCAGGGAGTTGATCCTCTTGTCCCATTAGAATTAGCGGGAAGAAACTGGCAACTAATGTGATTAAAAAACGTATTATTCTCCCGTAAAAAATCTGTTTTAGGCATAATTTTCGGTTTGGCATGCTATTTAAGTTTTTTTAATCTATCTTCAGCAGAAATAAGTTCCATTATTCTCACACCAAAGTTCTCATCCACTACAACCACTTCGCCTTTTGCAAACTTTTTGTCGTTTACATATACGTCCACATAATCACCGCTGGTTTTATCGAGTTCGATAACTGAACCAGGGCCGATTTCCAATATGTCTCCCATAAGCATTTCGGCGCGTCCGAGTTCTATTACAATAGGAAGGGAGATGTCAACAAGCATGCTAATATCTCTACCAAGAGTTTTTCCCTTCCGGGACACACTTTTTTCAATCTGAGGTTTGTCATCTTCCGCAATTTCGCTTGTTGTCGCGGGTTTACTAATTAAATGGAGTAAATTCTTCACTTCTTCACTCTCCGTGTCCTGAATGTTTAGCAGGTAAGAACTCCATGGTATTTTTCCCCAGATTGGAGCATCCAATCCAACTTCGAGTGAATCAACATTCGTAAATTCTAAACTAATTTCATTTTCGGATTTTACTGCAGAAGTTACAGAACCAAGAGTTTGGTTGAACAATTCTTTGATCGCATCAAGATGTTGGGAACTCTCGTAGGTGGCTGTTCCGTCACCCATCATTAACAAATCTGCGAGATAAGCAGTTGTGGAAGGACTAAGGGCAAACACTTCTTCAATCTCTAAGTTACTATCTCCTTTTACCGTAACGGGGACGATGATAAAGTTTTCACTAAGAAGCTGCTTTAACTGTTTTGATTCGAAGTTCGATTTTGGAGAACTTGAAACCGAAATTTTTTTGTCAGTTGCTTTTTCCAGAACTTCAGCTAGGCTAATAACCAAATTTTTGTTGATACTCTCTTGGATTTTTTCATTATTTGTATTGGCTGGCATTTTAATATCCTCCTTCTTCATAAATTCTTGTTAATTGAACCGCTTTTCTTTTTCCATGTTTTATTAAGCGTCCAAAATATTTGGGAAATTTACCAATGAAAATTGGCAATTCGTCTTTTACTTCATGATCAGTTACAATCAAATCTCCATTTTTAAGTTGCATAAAATCTCCTATCGTAATATTTACTGGCTTTATTTTTGCTAAAAAATCAATTTTACTATTATAAAGAGTGCTTTTTATTTTTTTGCTTTCTTCTTCACTGACACTTTTTACTCTGATCTTTTGTGTGGAAATTCCTTTGATTATTGATTCCATTGCATAATAGGGATAACAAATATTCATCGTGTATTTTGTTCCTGCGAATTCCATACCGAAAAAATGAACGATTGTGATTTCATTCGGATGTGTTAATTGCACAAGTTGCGGACTGGTTTCAAAGCCTTTATACTGATAATTTACATCAACTACATTTCTCCACGAGATGTTCAGATTATTGATAAGTTGGAAGATAATTTTCCTCATTGTCTTTTGTTCTATTGTTGTAGTAGATCGTTCATAGAAATTCCCTTCACCTGTTCCACCAAAAACTCTATCTACAATGAGTTGAACAAATCGTGAGTTGATTTCGACTAAAGCATCACCCATAACCGGTGAAGTGATTGTGTAAAGACAGGTGGATTCATCAAATGCCGACATATATTCATTGTAGCGAACTTGATCAACTGACAATGTTTCCAGATCGACAATAGTTCTAAGAGAAGCGCTTAAATTTGCACTAAAGCTCTTGGCAAACGTATCATGGATAAATTTCAGTATTCTGAATTGAGCCTTGTAAAGAAGTTCCGGGTGCTTGAAGTCATATCTGCGAATCTTTTTCTTGGCGATCTTCTTACTTTTCTTCTCCAGCACATCCAGATCAATTTCAGTTTCCTCTTCGTCTGCGGAATCAACGAGTAAGGCATCAATTTCATCCTGCGATAATATTTTTTTCATTCAAACTCCTTAATTTCATGTTAAAATTTATTCCTATTGTAAAACAAATTTGGGGAAATAAACATTTTCTATAGTTCC contains:
- the fliR gene encoding flagellar biosynthetic protein FliR, with translation MPEIPLEKIEVFLLILFRVSTMLILMPVFSSKMIPGKIKIAISLFIAYILFPTIATSSAIFPLQNILQFFILAVQEIFIGITVAFVWHLLFFSLRIAGSITGFQMGFFVASVIDPNDGSQTPIISELYFIAGMLIFFAINGQHRLIESLIYSFEKIPFGNLFAGQSLLNNLTGLFQATFIFALQIAFPIMATLLLVEISFGFITRVAPQMNIFMVSFPLKIGIGIFILMYSMPFLRYIFSRTYNYFSVNVITIIKILGSG
- a CDS encoding response regulator; translation: MKILVVDDDKSSRIMMAEILKKYGECKSANSGTEAVGKFKRAVSYKEPFDLITLDITMPDKNGLEVLTEIRKVEKNKKAKPVKILMVTARDDKTNVLISIKAGCDGYIKKPISADTVLDKVKALGFKLK
- a CDS encoding Hpt domain-containing protein translates to MEKQSENLKDYFDHDALVERLGGNEEIVEELMQTFLESTEEDLETLSNLIENENSKEISIVAHKLKGRILNMSMSKEASDAAKFLELNADKMTVEEMKAKSSIVEKIFLQIKKLYKN
- a CDS encoding PLP-dependent aminotransferase family protein — encoded protein: MYLDLQNVFSDRAKGMKKSIIRELLKLTAKPEIISFAGGLPSPQSFPVEEVKEVVNEILINEPEIALQYGSTEGDKVLVDQLIIHSKNAGMDITNKNLLVTTSSQQGLDLISKIFINPGDKVIVELPSYVGGLGAFNAYQAKMIGVPQDEDGMSAIILREKLAELKQKGEKPKFIYIVPDFQNPAGMTMTLERRKEILAIASEYKVLVIEDSPYRELRFEGEHVPTMYSLDDKGIVLLLGTFSKIFAPGFRIGWIIAHPDIINKLVIAKQSTDLCAPTFSQRIIGRFMEKGYLQKNIKKIIEMYREKRNLIVEYFEKHMPDGVSWTVPEGGLFLLVTMPKGYDSEILFKEAIEQNVAFVIGSAFNCDDSGKNTMRINFSYATIEQIKEGTKRLAQTIRDHKK
- a CDS encoding TldD/PmbA family protein; this translates as QKIFEISEADETEIFISKSKHALTRFANNYIHQNVDNESNSIRIRTIIGKKTASASTNSFTENALKKTLANAIDATKLQHENQKLLPLLPAQEYKPKDNFSEATKNFTAKKRAEMVSKAVTLCKKNKMEASGIFSNFLQEFAIANSNGLFAYDRSTETEFSITAIDGIASGWNEILRKDVNDVDVEKSAMIAIEKANLSKYPNKIDPGKYDVILEPAAVAEIIMFLLWKGFNGMDYMEGTSFLKANLNKKVFSDNFSIIDDPFDQEITCQPFDYEGSPIQKVILVEKGIPKNFVTNRWIAKQTGVENNCHAIPLPQQGAYPFAMSVKNGTSSLNKMIENSSKAILVTHFHYSNLIDPMELVITGMTRDGLFLVEDGKISKPLKNMRFTDSVLKIFSNIEEISQNREFAGGFFGGGFLVPAMKISNFNFSSSTEF
- the coaE gene encoding dephospho-CoA kinase (Dephospho-CoA kinase (CoaE) performs the final step in coenzyme A biosynthesis.): MMKLANKTVIGLTGGIGCGKSTATNFFLEKSIPIIDADKLGHKILEEIKIKNELVFSFGKIILADGEISRKKLGKLVFSDKSKLEKLNEIVHPVLIERIQQRVNSLHNRFVIIDAALLLDWETDNLCDFIVIIKAEYETRVKRLENYKNLSREDAEARIRAQKFDTSKCDFLISNNSTKHEFYSKLEIVWKKIIDYSGG
- the folP gene encoding dihydropteroate synthase, which translates into the protein MNRILHLTNQNEIITEMKKVGVSSQGIRAMSDKAFGLVIKLKHVKTGAANIIKQDMLSLGGDAAVARGVVNGQIERSDVIILGNENNIKKLLNKLSHQNIFEIPELRKDIQQLLYLRNKQQEKFINARGYQLNLNRTLIMGIVNISPDSFYDGGKHNRKDEAILHIEKMIENGADIIDIGGESTRPFATKISVAEELERIMPIIEESLKKFDIPLSVDTYKSEVAKKALQTGVHIINDISGLNFDKKMASTIAQYSDVPVVVMHIQGTPQNMQKNPKYNDVIEDIIDFLSRSIQIGENAGINQNNFIIDPGIGFGKTVLHNMEIIKRISEFKCLGKPILLGCSNKSFIGKILKSEKSERLEGTLAVNSYGIMNGVNILRVHEVRENKKMAQMIDALRKT
- the cdaA gene encoding diadenylate cyclase CdaA gives rise to the protein MSFLTPSFFDILDILIVTYIFYRIVMLFKGSKTYHIIWSLVVLLIFYFLAEFLNLSLLGSIVKIFKDSWFLIIIILFQQEIRASLVKVGQNAFFQGIFPPQKTFEFTELLNAIRTMSHNRIGGIFVIVLKVGIDDYIMTGEKIDASISEKLILTIFNERTILHDGSIVIQDNRIVAAKVILPLTTQKKYVHEFGTRHQAGIGISEQTDAFVILVSEETGKISTVKNGLIHEDISIDILSQKLHDETGE
- the flhB gene encoding flagellar biosynthesis protein FlhB, translating into MAENNDRTKEEKTEEPTPYRLRKAREEGNVAKSTDLNSAAILLSSLLLFYLISGTLMENITNSFQRIFTLSSNFELNINSFLLFAPKIILYTLSILFPIFGTLFLVGLLINFIQTGFVFATKPLNPDFSRINPVNGFKKLFSLKNLFEVVKTILKISIVGVIAYLTLKSELGKILSVADRTSWQIFKHISNTALTLGFRCGFAILILAIIDFIYQRYDYRKNLRMTPQEVREEQKELIGNPEIRRKIRKIQIILSRRRMMRSVPDADVILTNPTHYAIALKYDPKKMSAPMVLAKGKLKIAIRIAQIAKENNIPVLEKPELTRSLFPVTEVGKEIPAEFYEIVAEILAQIYKRSGKANSRMHTT
- a CDS encoding flagellar biosynthetic protein FliQ, whose amino-acid sequence is MSQQLALNLLQETIKIGMTVTAPILLTSLVVGLIISIFQVVTSVQEFTLTFIPKILATALVVILILPWATSSFVSFTRMLFRYIIQVAR